In the genome of Polynucleobacter sp. TSB-Sco08W16, the window GTACGCTGGGTTCTCGTAGAAACAAGTCACCCTGGCAATGTGGGCTCAGCAGCGCGAGCTCTCAAAACCATGGGGTTTAAAGACCTATGCTTGATTGATCCCAAAATCAAAGGAATTGCTCAGCAGCCAGAGGCGATTGCCCTCGCTAGCGGAGCGTCTGACCTTCTTGAGTCTGCAGAAGAATTGGGCTCCCTTGATGATGCTGTCCAGGGCTGCTCATTAGTTTTAGGCCTTACAAGCCGTGAACGTGAATTCGGGCCGCCCGCTTTGGCTTGGGAATCCGCAAGAGAGCTCATCACTCAAATAGTATGCAATCAAGGTCGCGTTGCCTTGGTATTTGGTCCAGAGAGAACGGGGCTCGAGAACCACCACCTGTCTTTATGCACCCATCGCGTTTGGCTGGAGGCCAACCCCGACTACCCCTCATTAAATCTGGCTCAAGCCCTCATGGTATGCGCCTACACCCTCAGAGAGGCCCTTAAAGAGCTTGTTTCAAAGGATTTAGCTGGCAATACAGAATTATCAAATTATGCCGATCCAGCCGCTGTAGCCGCCATGCTGGAACACTGGCGCGATGGTCTGGAGGCTATTGGCTACCTTGACCCTGCAAATCCCAAGAAATTGATGCCCCGCTTAGAGGCTTTATTTGCTCGCAGTCGTCTGCGTAAGGAAGAAATTGATCTACTACGTGGCATCGCAAAACAGATGCTCCTGAGAAAATAAGCCAGCCCCGTTAAAATCTAGACATGTTTAATTCCCTCTTCGACCAAGTCGACTCCATCATCGTTCGTGATCCTGCCGCAAGAAACCGCCTTGAGGTGATTACTTGCTACCAAGGCTTGCATGCCGTTTGGTTTCATCGTATTTCTCATGCGCTATGGAATATCGGTCTCAAGTGGATTGCGCGGGTTCTCTCAATGGTGTCACGCTTCATTACCGGCATTGAAATTCATCCGGGAGCGAAGATTGGGCAACGTGTGTTTTTAGATCACGGTCTTGGGATTGTGATTGGCGAGACTACCGAAATAGGTGATGACTGCACAATCTACCAAGGTGTTACGCTGGGTGGTACTTCTCTTTATAAGGGAGTAAAGCGTCACCCCACCCTGGGTAAAGGGGTTGTTGTTAGTGCTGGTGCAAAAGTACTCGGTGGCTTTACAGTTGGAGATGGGGCACGTATTGGCTCTAATGCAGTCGTTCTCAAAGAAATTCCAGCAGGTGCAACTGCAGTAGGTATTCCTGCGCGGGTTTTGCATCCCGATCTACCGCAGAGCGTAGACAGCAAAACTAAAGAATATTTTTCTGCATATGGTGTCACACCCAATGTAGATGATCCAGTATCAATGGCACTCAAGGGTTTAATAGATGCCACGATTGAACAAGAAGCCAAAATTGCTCAGCTTGAAAAAGCCTTAGCAAAACTCAGCAACACACCAACCGATGCTACAGCTAGCAGCGATACCAAGCGGGATCTTGGCGCCATGAAAGAATGGCTAAAGGAGTAATACTCCTTTAGCCCATTAATGCAGGGTACGCGGCGCCTGACCTTGTAAACCCAATGCTTGCTCTAGGAAATCTTCTTCATCATCTGCATCGTCATTGGGCATGCCGAAGGTAAAGTTTTCACCACCCTCAGGATGGCGATTTTCGATCTCATCTTCAGTAGCAGCACGTACGTCTTTCACTTGAACCCAAAAACGCAAGGCCATACCCGCCAATGGATGATTACCATCAAGCACTACTTGGCTATCGGCAACATCTGTAA includes:
- a CDS encoding RNA methyltransferase is translated as MDKHQAQLVRWVLVETSHPGNVGSAARALKTMGFKDLCLIDPKIKGIAQQPEAIALASGASDLLESAEELGSLDDAVQGCSLVLGLTSREREFGPPALAWESARELITQIVCNQGRVALVFGPERTGLENHHLSLCTHRVWLEANPDYPSLNLAQALMVCAYTLREALKELVSKDLAGNTELSNYADPAAVAAMLEHWRDGLEAIGYLDPANPKKLMPRLEALFARSRLRKEEIDLLRGIAKQMLLRK
- the cysE gene encoding serine O-acetyltransferase, encoding MFNSLFDQVDSIIVRDPAARNRLEVITCYQGLHAVWFHRISHALWNIGLKWIARVLSMVSRFITGIEIHPGAKIGQRVFLDHGLGIVIGETTEIGDDCTIYQGVTLGGTSLYKGVKRHPTLGKGVVVSAGAKVLGGFTVGDGARIGSNAVVLKEIPAGATAVGIPARVLHPDLPQSVDSKTKEYFSAYGVTPNVDDPVSMALKGLIDATIEQEAKIAQLEKALAKLSNTPTDATASSDTKRDLGAMKEWLKE